The Astatotilapia calliptera chromosome 2, fAstCal1.2, whole genome shotgun sequence genome includes a window with the following:
- the LOC113037322 gene encoding protocadherin alpha-8-like, with translation MEAGGQRRGTQCWWLAISFSLMLSCVERVSAQIKYSIQEEVKVGSVVGNVAKDLGLDISSLEERRFRIVSGAEDAQFEVNSNNGVLYVHGNIDREELCERIHPCIKNLKLVAENPMEIHYVGVEIIDVNDNSPSFTDEEKIVEIPESTLQGKRFQLPAARDPDVVTNTVRMYKLNHNDHFSLQIREMGEDKIPFLVLQKSLDREKENAHKLILTAVDGGNPPRTGTLNVTVIVLDSNDNHPTFNQELYSVTIPENVDRDTSVTTVNATDLDEGVNGKIEYFFGGELNTKLYNTFSLDKDTGEIRVKGGIDFENMEVYKLDVHATDKGQPPMSTNCRVIINVLDLNDNKPEIEVTSLSKIVSEDSKPGTVVALISITDQDAGLNGKVICSISDNVPFDLKPSFQDNMYSLVIKHKLDRESVSHYDVTITATDCGVPPLSTSRTLSIDVSDVNDNAPQFAQNPVELYLVENNEPGKPIFSVSASDKDLNENAALTYRIIREESSQQKNAAFLNINSDNGQITALKSFDFETLKTFQFQVVASDSGTPLLSNNVTVNVFILDQNDNAPVILYPLSSNGSAQGVQDIPRNVNAGHLVTKVRAYDADIGYNGWLLFSLQEVTDHSLFALDRYTGQIRTLRSFTETDEAEHKLLILVKDNGNVSLSATATVIVKLVEPKEAFAASDVKSTAKDDEDSNVIFYLMITLGAVSVLFLVSIIVLIAMQCSKSTDYTSKYLPETNYDGTLCHSIQYRSGEKRYMLVGPRMSIGSTIVPGSHANTLVLPDRRRPSEEVRALKCDVTCFCAFFSINLTFYII, from the coding sequence ATGGAGGCAGGAGGACAAAGACGAGGAACGCAGTGCTGGTGGCTTGctatcagcttttctctgatgCTCAGCTGTGTGGAGCGGGtatcagctcagataaaatattcGATTCAAGAGGAAGTAAAGGTAGGAAGTGTTGTTGGGAATGTGGCAAAGGATCTGGGACTGGATATCAGTTCACTGGAGGAACGACGGTTTCGTATTGTTTCTGGAGCTgaagatgctcagtttgaagtaAATTCGAACAATGGCGTTCTGTATGTTCACGGAAATATCGACCGAGAGGAGCTGTGCGAAAGAATACATCCATGTattaaaaacctaaaactgGTAGCTGAGAACCCCATGGAAATACATTATGTAGGAGTGGAAATCATAGATGTAAATGATAATTCGCCCAGCTTCACTGATGAAGAAAAAATAGTAGAAATTCCTGAATCCACTCTTCAAGGAAAACGTTTCCAGTTGCCAGCCGCACGGGACCCAGATGTTGTTACTAATACTGTACGTATGTACAAATTAAACCATAACGATCATTTTAGTTTACAAATTAGAGAGATGGGAGAGGACAAGATACCATTTTTAGTTTTACAGAAGTCTCTGGATCGGGAAAAAGAGAATGCACACAAACTGATACTGACAGCAGTTGATGGCGGAAATCCACCGAGAACGGGGACTCTTAATGTCACAGTCATAGTCCTCGATTCAAATGATAATCACCCTACATTTAACCAAGAATTATATTCAGTTACAATACCTGAAAATGTTGATAGGGATACTAGTGTAACTACGGTAAATGCAACTGATCTGGACGAGGGTGTAAACGGAAAGATTGAATACTTTTTTGGTGGCGAACTTAACACTAAATTGTATAATACATTTAGCCTAGATAAGGACACTGGTGAAATTCGAGTGAAAGGCGGAATTGACTTTGAGAATATGGAGGTATACAAGTTGGACGTCCACGCCACAGACAAAGGACAACCTCCGATGAGCACTAACTGCAGGGTGATTATCAATGTATTGGACTTAAATGATAATAAACCTGAGATAGAGGTGACATCTTTGTCAAAGATTGTATCAGAAGACTCTAAACCTGGGACTGTGGTGGCTTTGATCAGTATTACAGACCAAGACGCGGGTTTAAACGGTAAAGTAATATGTAGTATTTCAGACAATGTGCCATTCGATTTAAAACCGTCATTTCAAGATAACATGTACTCTTTAGTTATTAAACATAAATTAGACCGAGAATCAGTTTCCCATTACGACGTCACAATAACAGCTACAGACTGTGGCGTGCCTCCTCTGTCCACATCCAGAACTTTGAGTATTGATGTGTCAGACGTGAATGATAATGCGCCGCAATTTGCACAGAATCCAGTTGAACTTTACCTGGTAGAAAATAACGAGCCTGGGAAGCCGATATTTTCAGTTTCTGCCTCAGATAaagatttgaatgaaaacgcGGCTTTAACGTATCGTATAATCAGAGAGGAAAGCAGTCAACAGAAAAacgcagcatttttaaatattaattcgGATAATGGACAAATCACTGCGCTGAAaagttttgattttgaaacactgaaaactttCCAGTTCCAAGTTGTTGCCTCAGATTCTGGAACTCCATTACTAAGCAACAACGTCACAGTCAACGTCTTCATCCTGGATCAGAACGACAATGCTCCAGTCATCCTGTATCCACTCAGCTCCAATGGTTCTGCTCAAGGTGTGCAGGATATTCCCCGAAACGTCAACGCAGGACACTTGGTGACTAAAGTCAGAGCCTATGACGCTGATATAGGATATAACGGCTGGTTGCTCTTTTCACTCCAGGAAGTTACTGACCACAGTCTCTTTGCTTTGGACCGCTATACAGGACAGATCAGAACACTTCGCTCATTCACAGAGACAGACGAGGCTGAGCACAAACTGCTCATACTGGTCAAAGACAACGGCAACGTTTCTCTCTCAGCAACAGCTACTGTGATTGTCAAACTTGTGGAGCCCAAAGAGGCTTTTGCAGCTTCTGATGTTAAAAGTACAGCAAAAGATGATGAGGACAGTAATGTCATATTTTACCTCATGATAACTTTGGGCGCAGTTTCTGTACTTTTTCTCGTCAGCATCATCGTTCTGATTGCAATGCAGTGCTCCAAATCCACAGACTATACTTCTAAATATCTGCCAGAGACCAATTATGATGGGACACTGTGTCACAGCATCCAGTACAGATCAGGAGAGAAGCGGTACATGCTAGTTGGACCCAGAATGAGTATAGGATCTACTATAGTACCTGGAAGTCACGCAAATACTCTTGTGCTTCCTGATAGGAGACGTCCTTCTGAAGAGGTAAGAGCTTTAAAGTGTGATGTcacatgtttttgtgcattCTTTTCCATCAATTTGACTTTTTATATCAtctaa
- the LOC113037415 gene encoding protocadherin alpha-2-like: MITWPYPLVFAALFCCVQVILAQIKYLTPEDVKVGAIIGNVAKDLGLDVGTLISRRFRIVSGAQGTLFEVNPNNGALYVHENVDREQLCDRNVACLLDLKIVVENPLEVHYVTVEIIDTNDNRPSFTEKEKVIEIAETTLPGARFQLPGARDRDVGVNAVQIYKLSQNDHFHLEIRDRGEDKIPFLVLQRNLDRERKTNHSLILTAMDGGTPPKSANLSLTIKVLDNNDNRPVFSQEVYSVTLQENAPLDKTIIKVQATDLDEGINGDVEYTFGGDITSSVLRLFTLDRLTGEIRVIGEIDYETASVYNLDVQASDKGQPPMTTDCRIIIKIQDVNDNKPEIEVTSISSIVPEDSKQGTVVALITVTDADSGLNSKVICHLTENVPFELKPSFKENMYSLVTKESLDRETVSHYDISITATDCGEPPLSTFKKFNIQVSDVNDNIPEFSHNPLELYLTENNAAGASIFSVSAFDKDCNENAAISYQILRGGAGRNVIASFVNIHPESGQITALNSFDFETLKTFQFQVVASDSGTPSLSNNVTVNVFILDQNDNAPVILYPLSSNGSAQGVEEIPRNVNAGHLVTKVRAYDADIGYNGWLLFSLQEVTDHSLFALDRYTGQIRTLRSFTETDEAEHKLLILVKDNGNVSLSATATVIVKLVEPKEAFAASDVKSAAKDVENSNVIFYLMISLGAVSVLFLISIIVLIAMQCSKSTDYTSKYLPETNYDGTLCHSIQYRSGEKRYMLVGPRMSIGSTIVPGSHANTLVLPDRRRPSEEVRP, encoded by the coding sequence ATGATAACTTGGCCGTATCCTCTGGTTTTCGCCGCGCTCTTCTGTTGTGTGCAGGTGATTTTAGCTCAGATTAAATATTTGACTCCAGAGGATGTTAAAGTGGGAGCTATTATTGGAAATGTTGCGAAGGATCTGGGGCTCGATGTCGGTACATTGATAAGCAGGCGTTTTCGTATTGTGTCTGGAGCCCAGGGTACGCTGTTTGAGGTAAACCCGAACAATGGGGCGTTGTATGTTCACGAAAATGTGGACAGGGAACAGCTGTGCGATAGAAATGTTGCCTGTTTATTAGATCTAAAAATTGTTGTTGAAAACCCCCTTGAAGTCCACTATGTTACTGTTGAAATAATAGATACTAACGACAATAGACCCAGTTTTACTGAGAAAGAAAAGGTAATAGAAATAGCAGAGACCACACTGCCAGGAGCACGATTTCAGTTACCAGGCGCTCGTGACCGAGATGTTGGAGTAAATGCGGTGCAGATTTATAAACTCAGTCAAAACGATCATTTTCATCTTGAAATTCGAGACAGAGGGGAAGATAAAATCCCTTTCCTCGTACTGCAGAGAAACTTGGACAGAGAGCGGAAAACAAACCATAGCTTGATTTTAACCGCTATGGATGGGGGGACGCCGCCAAAATCCGCAAATCTGAGCCTTACTATAAAGGTTCTTGATAACAACGATAACAGACCAGTATTTTCTCAAGAGGTTTATTCCGTTACATTGCAAGAAAATGCCCCATTAGACAAGACTATAATCAAAGTCCAAGCAACAGATCTAGACGAGGGTATTAACGGGGACGTCGAGTATACTTTTGGGGGTGATATTACTTCCAGTGTGTTGCGACTATTTACTTTAGACAGACTCACGGGAGAAATTCGAGTTATCGGAGAAATTGATTATGAGACAgccagtgtttacaatttagATGTCCAAGCCTCAGACAAAGGTCAGCCGCCGATGACGACTGACTGTAGAATTATAATAAAGATTCAAGATGTCAATGACAATAAACCAGAAATAGAAGTGACTTCAATATCCAGCATAGTCCCAGAGGACTCAAAACAGGGTACCGTGGTCGCTCTCATTACTGTTACAGATGCTGATTCTGGTTTAAATAGCAAAGTCATATGTCATCTAACAGAAAATGTACCATTTGAATTAAAACCgtcatttaaagaaaacatgtacTCGTTAGTAACAAAAGAATCACTAGATAGGGAAACTGTGTCACATTATGACATTTCAATAACAGCTACAGACTGTGGTGAGCCGCCTCTTTCCACCTTTAAAAAGTTCAACATTCAGGTGTCAGATGTGAACGATAATATTCCGGAGTTCTCACATAATCCACTAGAATTATACTTGACGGAAAATAACGCGGCTGGCGCGTCAATATTCTCTGTCAGTGCATTTGATAAAGACTGCAATGAAAATGCAGCAATATCCTATCAAATACTCAGGGGGGGAGCTGGCCGCAATGTTATAGCATCCTTTGTGAATATACATCCCGAAAGCGGACAAATTACTGCGCTGAAcagttttgattttgaaacGCTGAAAACTTTCCAGTTCCAAGTTGTTGCCTCAGATTCTGGAACTCCGTCACTAAGCAACAACGTCACAGTCAACGTCTTCATCCTGGATCAGAACGACAACGCTCCAGTCATCCTGTATCCACTCAGCTCCAACGGTTCTGCtcaaggtgtggaggagattccCCGAAACGTCAACGCAGGACACTTGGTGACTAAAGTCAGAGCCTATGACGCTGATATAGGATATAACGGCTGGTTGCTCTTTTCCCTCCAGGAAGTTACTGACCACAGTCTCTTTGCTTTGGACCGCTATACAGGACAGATCAGAACACTTCGCTCATTCACAGAGACAGACGAGGCTGAGCATAAACTGCTCATACTGGTCAAAGACAACGGCAACGTTTCTCTCTCAGCAACAGCTACTGTGATTGTCAAACTTGTGGAGCCCAAAGAGGCTTTTGCAGCTTCTGATGTTAAAAGTGCAGCAAAAGATGTTGAGAACAGTAATGTCATATTTTACCTCATGATATCTTTGGGCGCAGTTTCTGTACTTTTTCTCATCAGCATCATCGTGCTGATTGCGATGCAGTGCTCCAAATCCACAGACTATACTTCTAAATATCTGCCAGAGACTAATTATGATGGGACACTGTGTCACAGCATCCAGTACAGATCAGGGGAGAAGCGGTACATGCTAGTTGGACCCAGAATGAGTATAGGATCTACTATAGTACCAGGAAGCCATGCAAATACTCTCGTGCTTCCTGATAGGAGACGTCCTTCTGAAGAGGTAAGACCTTAA